Genomic segment of Arachis stenosperma cultivar V10309 chromosome 4, arast.V10309.gnm1.PFL2, whole genome shotgun sequence:
taagtaatttttctttttacacATAATAAATTTGTTTTCTGTAATTACatctaaaaacaaaatatttttttacttctGCTAACATTTCTATTTTGAATGAAGTACTTCTTTTAATCACACAACTAATATTTACATTATATGCACATTGAATTAGTTATTTACTAGTATAGAATACggattaaaatataaaatacatttaaaaaataaataaaaaatatatatttatatataaattcatGGTAATTTGGTAACtgtttttatatataaatatttttacacaACTAAATAAGCAAATATTAAAGTCCTTGCCACTTTAATAATGGAATTTAGAAAAGCTAAAACTTCCTTTTCAGCCTCCGTCATGGAGAAAAATTGCTAGGTAGTTGATGGATACCggaatccaaaaaaaaaaaggtgtaTATATTAAGTACAACTAAAATTTAGTTAAGAAATCCAAAGCAATCATgctatttaatatttatatatcaaaAATCAACTACAAACTTActtgtttatataaaatatatattaaaatataaaatatacataaaaataagtcaaatattatatctatttatattatatatatttatacataaataaataaaaactaatttaatgattatttttatgtataaataatattttaaaatctaaagatactttttttttcttttttctttttccttgtttttctatgtttttttaGGAATATTGATAGGTCGGATCTAATTCGCATATCCGTCGTATTTATCCGAATTCAATCCAAAAATTGCGGATATAAATTCGATCCACAAGACTATCATATCAGATTGGATCTGATCTGCACACTAATAGAATCAGATTGCAGGTTTTATGTATATATTCGCATATTTGCAGatctataaaaataaataaataataaataaatattatttttatgttttattttaactaattatcatatatgttatattattttatttttattatttaagaaaattaagttaaatattttaagaataaacatatttaaatgaataaaaaaatttattgatttttttaacaaaaataaatttttaaaaatatttttgtattttgcaAATATATCTGATATCCGATTCGAATCTAAGCTTAAAAATGCGAATATTATATTCGATCAGATCGGATTCATCCAGGCACGGACCCATGCATTACGTGAGGGGGCACTTGCCCCCACTCTCATTTCATATTTttcaacaatatatatatatatatatatatatatatatatatatatatatatatatatatatatgttcccattttaaattttaaatgacccAATTACAAATAAACAAAGTCTAATTGTTAAAATCTCTAAATCTATTTTATCTTTCTATCATTTTAACTATCAGTTACCCTAATCAAATTTAGTCTTCTTCTATTCTCAAATCCCAGCCGTCACTCATATATTCTTTTAAACcctcttttaattttataatttcaacCTTCTTTTCTAATCCTTATCTAGTGGACATTTTCTCTTCATCagaagataaattttaaattctctattttgttttatatagCTCTCTatgactttatttatttttcaatttcattatttctctttttgatattttcaattgcaaattttaactcaaacaattataatttaggtattaatctatttttttattctcttcatgaatttatatattttattttattctcaatttagtgatccttattatttatttgtttatctttcgttctattctattatatgtaattatgttgcatataaatttttaaagtgaattgatcaatttactaatttaaaatatatattttttatttttagaaataataatgaaaaaatatttcaaaagaaCCACTAGAATTTGAAGTCACTCTATTAGTCTCttctaataaaaagaaattctTAGAATTGAAGCGAAAAAAGTTAACGGTTAATgtaatttttggtttttttttgtattcaaataattaatgtgcatttttatatttttaaatttaaattaatatatcttTTGATAGTAATGTGCATTATTTTTACCTCCTCAACATAAATTTTCTGGATCCATCACTGGATTCATCCCTAATTTTTTTAGCCCATTCTCTCTCCTTGTTAATTTTTCCCCCCTTCATGTCTGCTATTAGTGAAATGTATTAAGGGACATTGGATTTTATCATTCTGAATATTGAGAAATTGGTGTTATTAAttttcccattttcatttaCAGTTTTAGGagaaatgaaaaagaaactTGGAAATATGCTACGTACCATTATTAATgttttaaattagaaattaatGTTTTAATGCGTAAAAAAGAGtagtttaattttcatatacTACGAACCATTTTTCAATCATACATGATCATATATAATCATTTCATTAAGATCAAAAGTTATATAAAAGGTTGATagtgtaaaataataaaatattatgcaATACTATTGTGTAAATTGttctataaaaaaaagagagtttTGCTAgggaattaatttttttttattgataatcATCTAATATAGTAACAAATAatggataaaagaagagaaaacgaaaaatttaaagaaaaaaaaataaatgttgaCTGATTGTATGGTTCTAATATTTTTTCGTAAGAGACATAGACTCATTATTTGACACACACTTAGGGGAAAATATCTTGATATATTTGTCTATAGATAATTGCCACGCAAGTTGTAATATCATAATGAAATTTAGAAGGCTTAACTAATAACTATAAAATGCAAAACACGGAGAGAAAATATTTATTATGCCGATAGTAATTGGAAACAATATTCATTTATTATGTTTTGACTATAAAGGAGAAAACTGGATTTCCTTAGATCACTTGGATTGATTATTGTTAGAGATATAAtgatttatgttttttttattgatttaaatttttataaaaaataatattataatataatatcaaaattttatatttaaaagatttagaatttaatttttgataaattttaaaaataaaagaaatagtataaaataaataaaaaagacttatgcaaaaattaacaaactcaaaaaatttttttatttaaacaaatatTAGAGATATTCTTATCAATTTAagtttatagaaaaaaattatgttaagacggttatatataaaaattttaaagactaAGCAGTGCTGCAAACTCTCACTTGTGCTATGAAAACTTGTAACCGTCTCAAGTAAGAGCCTGAGCTTCTGCTTACTCatttaaattttccttttttgtttttatatacaattttttatttttttgcttgaATAAGTTAATCATTGATTCAGCTCTTTATGGCTTCATGCTTTGCTTGAAATGTTCCTTTGGCTTCAGCGATGAGCACAACCAGCATGGGTACGCTATTAAACTTCACAATCATCTTAAAaatgtatataaattttaataatttctttGTACATCATAATCATTAACTAACTACTTATAGTATGAGAAATTCCTATATATCTTAAAGAAAAATTTCAATAATTGAATAGCTTTGAAATTTCCTTTCCACAAGCTTTGATTTAgctcttttctattttggttaATACTATATGTTCCTTCTGCAAATAATACTGCATAGCTTGAGCTTTGGCATTTTTATTTGGTTGATTATATCAATCTTATCATTATTCAaatgttttaacttttaatataCTATATATTTACACGTTATTCATTTCAACTACAATTCTATTATTCTAGGTACTATGATTTCAAATAGGAGAAGGATACATGGATATGTTTTGGCTGTTTcattttgttatttaatttccACAACAGTGGCACAGAGCACACACCCCTCAGAAGGTGAGTTTGCAGATTTAATTATGTATAATTTGAATGCGTTGACTTTGAAAATTTTCTACGTTTGGCTTCTTGCCTCCATAGATAAAACTATGCTTGCATAACATTGAAATTAGTTTCCTTTATTTTTGGTTAAATTATTCTAACcgtctttataattttattaagcTTGTAATTAAATCTCTATAgtttaaaactttttaattaGGTTCTTATATTGTTTTGGATTTTGTAATTAGGTCCTTGTATTACCAAAAACATTAGACTTATCATAATATTctaaaggtttaattattctgttggtccctatagttttgcgaaattttcaattaggtctctatactttttttttcttttaattagatCCCTACaccaattttcttttttcaattgagtccctatacttttttttttcttatttgagtccctacaccaatttttttttttagttgggtccctatataattaagccaattactactAAGAGGGACctacttgaaaaaaaaatttggtgcagtgacctaattaaaagaaaaaaaaaagtataggggcctaattaaaaatttcgcgAAACTACAGaaaccaacagagtaattaaacctattcTAAAAATAAGAGGATATTCAAGTTTAGGAATTTAGCTCTTAAATGTGGGTGTTTTCAATTTGGGGTGGAATTTTCTAATAACTCTAACGTTTTTGGCACGACAAGgacctaattacaaaatttaaaacagcgtaggaatctaaattataaaacttTTAAACTATAGAgacttaattataaatttggtGAAACTATATAAATTGACAGAGTAATTTAATAGCCTCTAATTCAAGTGTCAGCAAAGTGTTTATGGAGATTAGTTAATTTGAGAGAGTGTTTTTTGAACTGTATATTGTGATTTCTCAAATCTCAATTGAGTGAGTTTTCAGTTTATACACAAGAGAAAGATAGCTTGTAGGGGAAGCTACTCCAAGAGTAGTTTAGTATTTGTACTATTTAGTTACAACAGTCATCCTAGCTGGAAGAAGGTAGTTACTACTATTCCAAATATTAACCTTGATCATTGGTTTATATTTGTTCCATTTGCAGTGGATGCATTGTTACAAATCAAGAAAAGTTTGATTGATCCCTTAAACCATTTGTGGAACTGGAACAAAGGTGATCCATGTACATCAAATTGGAATGGTGTCTTGTGTCCTCTAAATGTTGGGGCTGATGGTCATTTCCATGTCAAAGAGCTGTAATgactctgttttttttttctctattttctaatttttatagATAAATTGTGTGTTCTTCTAACTGTACTTTTGTTATGTTAATTTTACTGAAGCTACTTAATGACTATGAATCTCTCTGGAAATTTGGTACCACAACTTGGTCAGCTATCTCAACTAGAGATAATGTGAGCAATTTAAACGAGTCGTTTTATTTGTACATATTTTGTATGGGATTTTGTGCCACAAGTCAGCACGGCGTTCTATGTCGTATATGTACAAATAACATTTGTTTAtgctaaaatatattttttgtccttaaaatttgtcaaaagtttttaaaatatcctactaagttttattttgtttcaattttgttctaaaaatttttaatttgcatCAAATGTACCCTTGGcagctaatttttcaaaaaacttaGGACTAATTTAGAAACAATTTCACAAGAACAACCTTTAACACTAGAAAGTCAGCCGCAAAGTTCTATCACTGGTTCCTAGTTGTCGAGCAACTGAATTGGtcgtaatttttttaaaaatttagttgttAGAAGTACATTTGATGTACATCGAAAATTTTTAGAACAAAATTGAAACAgaataaaatttagaaatatttttaaaacttctGACAAATTTCAGGATAAAAAAGAGATTTTATCTAGAAATGTTATCAGAGAGTTTTAGTTAATACTCTAACATCTCCATGTTTCTTGTTCTCCAAGGAACTTCATGTGGAATAACATAACAGGAAGTATACCCAGGGAGATAGGAAATATCACATCATTGAGATTCTTGTAAGATTGCTAAGGTTACTAAGTCTTTGTTTGAATCATTACTTTTTGTGAGAAGCTAACATATTTGTGTGCACAGGCTCCTGAATGGAAATGCACTATCAGGTAATTTACCATATGAGCTTGGCAATCTTCAAAATCTAAACAGATTTCAAGTTGATCAAAACCAACTCTCTGGTCCAATACCGCCTTCATTCGCCAACTTGAGCTCTGTCAAGCACATGTTAGTCCATTTTCGTTCCGTCTTCATTCGCCAACTTGTGCAATTGTTATgatttatttgtttgtgttCTTGCAGCCATATGAACAACAACTCATTTAGTGGTCAAATTCCTCCCAATCTTTCAAACCTATCCAACCTTCTTCACTTGTGAGTTTTTAAGGAATTTCTAGTCTATTTTCTgatttattcttgttaaaaagTTCTTCTCACTTTTTGTTTGTTGGAATGGCTTTACAGGCTTCTGGATACCAATAATTTATCTGGCTATCTTCCACCAGAATTCTCCATCTTACCCCAGCTGCGGATACTGTATATTCTCCTCTTCCAATATAATTTAGGTTAAGATGTGAAAATCTAGGATTCATTTAGCATTCTCACAATTGGTCAATTGCATTCTTGGTATTATGCtgatacaaaaatatcaaactAACTGCATTGTATGATATGATGATATTGTTATGTAGCCTTTCAAATTTTATCAAGCTAATAAAAACTCCTTTGTTTGTGGAAATTTGATTCTTTAATACCTATGCAGGGCATTGCATATTTATCCTGAAATTTTCGTTGCCCGGTGCAAAGTTACTGCATCCTAACATTATGTCATGCTTCTTGTTTGTTCGTTTCTTGTTGCAGCCAACTTGATAACAATCACTTCACAGGGAGCAGAGTTCCTTCTTCCTATGCAAACTTATCTAGACTAGCAAAATTGTAAGTGCTATTAAGTACAATACAGCTTCTAAATCTTGAAGGCTTGTTTTGTTTTGGAATTAAATGTAGAGAGATCAACAAAACAGCAATGAGTTAAAATTATTCTATGAGGAAAAACATacagaaaagaagaatatgaACTCAAACTagtttaagatttttttataactTGAATTTATTAGCTGAACTGATGCTTTTATATTTTGACATAACAGAAGTCTCAGAAACTGCAGTTTGATAGGAGAAGTACCTGATCTCAGTTCAATACCACAGCTTTACTATCTGTATGTTTAACTATACTATACGCCTCGTGTCTTTGCTTCGTGTTGGTGCGTGATGATAGTAGGAACTGTTTACTCTTGATGATGTATTTAGTCTGCCTGCTCTTCTATTTCAGAGATCTTAGCTGGAACAATCTTATTGGACCCATACCATCGAAAAAACTTGCTGAAAATATGACTACCATGTATGATCTAGTCTGttagtttaatttcattttgGTAGCAATGATTTCCATTTAGTCATTTCTTGCTGTTGCAGTGATCTTTCTAATAACAATCTGAATGGATCAATTCCTGGATACTTCTCAGAGCTACCTTCTCTTCAAAGACTGTGAGAAAGTTTTCATTATAACATGACAtctttgaaattattaaatttaatgaatttatTCTTTCAAGTGATTTGATATCTAAGTTATTGCCAAATACAGGTCTCTTGAGAACAACAACTTTTCAGGATCAATCTCTGCTAAGATATGGCAGAAGATGACTCTCACTACTAATGCTAAATTAACAATGTAAATACTGAATCAGAAACCTACTAATTTTTCAAACTTGTGTATGTTTATGTGTTCTTCTACTTTATGCAGCGACCTACGAAACAACTCACTTTCAAGAATTTTGGGAGATCCGAGTCCTCCGCCAAACGTCACCTTAAGGTTTTTTGTCACCTCTTATGCATTTCATGTTAACTATGAAAATTATATGCAAAAATTGGTTTTGCCTATGTTGTCCGaataatttacttttcttgtgttttgttatttctttttcttacaAGGCTTGGAGGAAATCCTATATGTAAGAGTTCTCAAACTAGTGGAATATTGGCCAAACAATGTGGatttgaaggagaagaagaagacaattACTTAACAAATTCAACAACTACATGTCCCCCTCAAGCTTGTTCAGTGAATGATTTCTTTGAATATGTCCCAGATTCACCTATTCCTTGCTTTTGTGCATCACCTCTTAGAATTGGATACCGGCTGAAAAGCCCGAGTTTTTCTTTCTTCCCACCATACAAAGCTTCATTTAGATCATATGTTACCCATGCTTTGAACTTGGACTTCTATCAGCTATCAGTAGATTCATATTCTTGGGAAGAAGAAGATACTCGTCTTAGGATGTATTTGAAACTCTTTCCTGAGGCTAGTTATTCACGCAATCAGTTCAATTCATCCGAGGTCTATCGAATGCGAAGCATATTCTCGTCGTGGAATTTTGGTGGAAGTGATTTTTATGGGCCATATGAACTTTTGAATTTCACCCTTGAGGGACCTTATGAATATTGtaagtttttctttttctgtctAGCTTCCAATTTTGCAATGCTTAGTTTTTATGTTGAATTCACATCTTATACTTTTGTTCTAGTACCATGCCACCACTTGTAGGGTAATAAAAACTCTAATAGGATTCACATTTGCTTCTCTTTAAAGTAAGTGGAGATTTTTGCAAAACAAAAGCAGAGAATCTTGTCTACATAATATGACAGCAGAAAATTCTTGTCCAAATTTCCTGTTTTAGTTTTATTGTTTGATCCTTCTTTTGTGCTTGTTTCCATAGTAATTACAAAATCAGAAAAGAGCAAAAGTAGAAGATTGGAAATCATTTTTGCTGTAGTAGCAGCTGTGGCAGTTGTTATAGCAATCTCAGCAATAGTCACTCTCATTATTGTAAGAAGAGATATCAAAAAGCAGGACACATTTTCGAGAAGACGTCGCTGTGAGTTATTACTATACATAAGGCCTTTTGAGATGTCTTCTAAAAGTGTACTTTTCGGTTTATAGTTAACAGTTGTGATCAAAATGCTTATCATTTTGCAGCCTCTAGTATTCCTATCAAAATAGATGGTGTAAAAGAATTCACTTTCAAAGAAATGGTTCTTGCCACTGATAGTTTTAGCAGTTCGAATCAAGTCGGCCGAGGAGGTTATGGAACCGTTTATAAAGGCACTCTACCTGATGAAACAATTGTTGCCATAAAGAGAGCACAAGAAGATTCCCTACAAGGAACAAGGGAATTCTTGAATGAGATTGAACTACTATCGAGGTTACATCATCGAAATCTAGTCTCCTTGATTGGATATTGTGATCAAGAAGGGGAGCAGGTATTTTGTAATTACTATGTGATCAAAATAAAGAATGTAATGGTCCTACTGCTTGGTGTAGTCAAGAAATCTTCTGAAGTTAGAAATCATACTCATATTCTTATATAAGATTCTGTCATAACTTTTACATTAGAGTTCCATGATATCAATTTGAACTTGTTTTATTCACAATAAATATTTCTTCTGACTCAGATGCTTGTTTATGAATTTATGCCTAATGGCAACTTACGCGATTGGCTTTCAGGTATGAGAATGTAGTTCCTTTGAAATCTATTAGAACTAGTCTAAAAGTCAAGTACAATACAGATATCTGCTACTACCTAATTTATTTGCATTGTGAGTTCATAAGGATTAAATTTGTATGAAACTTCTATAAATTTGTTTTGAAGAATCTCTCTTTCACTCCTAAAATGAGATATTGTCTTGAGTGGAAGTTTTAAAAATCAACTCAGAAAGGAAATGTATCTGATAATCAAATTAGTAAAAGGCAAGAAAAAGATTAAGAACAACATAAGGAAAAGAGAGTTAACAACCATGATTAAAGGGCTAACTTTATGGATATTATAATGtggcaggcacaaagggaaacTTAACATTTGGTATGAGATTGCGCATCGCGATTGGTTCGGCCAAAGGAATACTATATCTGCATACTGAGGCGAATCCTCCGATATTCCATAGAGATATCAAAGCATCAAACATACTCCTAGACTCCAAGATGATTGCTAAAGTAGCAGATTTTGGACTGTCGCGGCTTGCACCACACCTAGATGAAGGGAATGAACCTAAATATGTGTCAACAGTTGTGAAGGGAACACCAGTAAGACTATCATTAAACTATGCAATCATTGGCAATGCAATTATGAAATTCCTATGCAGGCTTTTTAAGACTAATTGTAGTTGCAGGTTGATTAGAACATTCCTTAAGTTGTTAGTTTTCTTGCAGGGTTATCTGGATCCAGAGTACTTGTTAACTCATAAATTGACAGATAAGAGCGATGTCTATAGTCTTGGAGTTGTGTTTATGGAGCTTTTGACTGGCATGCAGCCAATATCACATGGGAAAAACATTGTTCGCGAGGTACTTGTTTATTCTATAATCATCTTTGGTGACTACGAAGATGATAACTGAGAACTGTTAGATGATTTGAGATGTTTGACTGTTTAAGAAAGAAAGACATCTTCATTGAGTATGATATATTGAACCAAGAAAATGCAAATCAATAAGCTGTTTCCATGACACAAAGATTGTTTGATTGCTTCAGGTGAATATGGCTTATAATTCAGGCATGATATTTTCCATCATAGACAGTAAAATGGGTTCCTACCCCTCAGATTGTATTGAGAGATTCTCAACTCTGGCCATAAATTGTTGCCATGATGTTACTCAGAAGAGACCATCAATGCTTGATGTGGTGAGGGAGCTCGAAAACATAGCCGCAATGCTGCCGGGAACAGAAACTTCTTTCTCAGATATCATTTGCCATAATGACAGTTCACtgcaatcatcatcatcatcatcattcatgcCAAGTAAGGACCATCATGGATCTTCATCTGCTTCAGAAATTTGCCTTGTTAGTGGTGCCATTTCAACAATACTTCCACGTTGATGCCAAGCAAGTGATAGAAATCATTTTCTGGCAACAAAATTTCAGTAAAAACGTATCAACTGACTCATGTTGAAAACTGCTAAATAGGACCATTTGTGAATTTATCATTTCCATTATGTAAATTTGACAATACCAGAATATTTTAATGTAAAAGTACACTTGTTAATATACAAAAAATCGGCTACAAAAATAATCACCCTATAAAATATAAACTGCATATTGGAATATGAAATTTATACCAAAAATGTATAAAACAATACATGTATAACTGATTTTTGGCATAATATTTCTGTAATTATTATCGGTCCCCACAGTAGATAAACATGGAACTGGTTACTCATTCTAATTAACTGGTAACTATAGCTTAATTTTACTTAGCATGGTGACTAGTTGGGGTGtgcataaaaaaaccaaaatgtGGTTAACCGGTTAAAAAACCATAGCCACATTTTGGTTAACCAGTTTAAtaaaaccattttaaaaatcatatccatattttttaaaattggttaaccaaaaccaaatttaaaaaaaccggtttttaacaggttaaccaaaaccaaaaccaaattaaaatcaaaacctaatttcaaaaccaaattacatactctttctctctctctctctctcccctttctctctctccctccctctcccccttcctctctctctctctcctatctctctttttcccttctcaccttcctctctctctctctctctctctctctctctcctatctctctttttcccttctcaccttcctctctctctcattttcctctttctcctcctcctctttgtcctctccttttctctctccccctcctctctctctctctctctctctctctctctattctCTCTTTCCttatctctcttctttttcccctatttctctcccctctccctctctctccccttccttcccccctctctctctctccctccctccctcctctctctctctcactcatttttctttttatctcctcttcctctctctctttctctctctctctctcttcttttttcctctttctctccTCCCCTCTCTCCCTTGCCTCTCTACTTccctttcttcctctctttctctctctcccctctttctctttctctctctctctatctctctccaCCTCggctttctttctctctcccttGTCTCTCTatctttctctccctctctctttctcccctttcctctttctctctccttctctccctctctctacctctctctctgtctctctctccttctctccgCTCTTTCACTGCCTCTCTCTTACTCCTTGCCCTCTTTCTCCCCAtcccttctctctcttcctttcTCTCCTCTCTTTAATCATCTCTCCTCTTTTTCTATCTCtcatcctctctctctcccctcctatctctctcctctccttctctctctctctctcttccctcctatctctctcctttctcctattttttcctctctctctctctctctctccccgctccttcctctctctctctctcatttccctcccctctctttctctccctcttttcttttcttttttctctttctctctctctcactcctctctctttctttttcttctttatctCTATCCcattttttctctctcctcctttttctctcttacttttctcttcttctcctcttttttttcttactctctcttttctctttctctctcaaaCTTCTCTCAATCTCTATCCCTCTTCTATCTCttttttcctcttctctctaaagcgagagagaagagagagaggaggagaagataaaggaggaaaaagaaaaaaggagagagataagaagagagaagaaggatAGGAGAAAGAGAcgaagagagaaaaagaggacaaagagagaaaaagagggaggggagagagaggatggggagagagaaagagagagagatagaaaaagagaaggagaaaaagaaaagagaggaggagagagagaatgagagagggagaggaggggagagagagagagcatggggagagagagggagagaaggatagagagaaagaaaggggagggggagaaagatgggaaagggagagagagatagataaagagaaaggggagagagagagagaaaagaaaaagaagatgagagaaaaaaatgggagagagagagagagagagaagtggAGAGAGAAAGGAGGGGGTAGAGAGAAATAAAAGAGAAGGGAGAGatagagagaggaagagaaagagaggggagggggagaaagagaaagagagaaggaagagagaagaggaggGGGAGAGAAAAGGAGATAAGAAAAAGTTACTCGTATcatttagaaagaaaattatttatattagaaaaaattatttatagaaaatgctgaaaagagataagaaagaaaaaggaacaaAAGCAATGGAAGGGATTTCATTATTTACAAATGTTACT
This window contains:
- the LOC130974004 gene encoding probable LRR receptor-like serine/threonine-protein kinase At1g06840; its protein translation is MSTTSMGTMISNRRRIHGYVLAVSFCYLISTTVAQSTHPSEVDALLQIKKSLIDPLNHLWNWNKGDPCTSNWNGVLCPLNVGADGHFHVKELYLMTMNLSGNLVPQLGQLSQLEIMNFMWNNITGSIPREIGNITSLRFLLLNGNALSGNLPYELGNLQNLNRFQVDQNQLSGPIPPSFANLSSVKHIHMNNNSFSGQIPPNLSNLSNLLHLLLDTNNLSGYLPPEFSILPQLRILQLDNNHFTGSRVPSSYANLSRLAKLSLRNCSLIGEVPDLSSIPQLYYLDLSWNNLIGPIPSKKLAENMTTIDLSNNNLNGSIPGYFSELPSLQRLSLENNNFSGSISAKIWQKMTLTTNAKLTIDLRNNSLSRILGDPSPPPNVTLRLGGNPICKSSQTSGILAKQCGFEGEEEDNYLTNSTTTCPPQACSVNDFFEYVPDSPIPCFCASPLRIGYRLKSPSFSFFPPYKASFRSYVTHALNLDFYQLSVDSYSWEEEDTRLRMYLKLFPEASYSRNQFNSSEVYRMRSIFSSWNFGGSDFYGPYELLNFTLEGPYEYLITKSEKSKSRRLEIIFAVVAAVAVVIAISAIVTLIIVRRDIKKQDTFSRRRRSSSIPIKIDGVKEFTFKEMVLATDSFSSSNQVGRGGYGTVYKGTLPDETIVAIKRAQEDSLQGTREFLNEIELLSRLHHRNLVSLIGYCDQEGEQMLVYEFMPNGNLRDWLSGTKGNLTFGMRLRIAIGSAKGILYLHTEANPPIFHRDIKASNILLDSKMIAKVADFGLSRLAPHLDEGNEPKYVSTVVKGTPGYLDPEYLLTHKLTDKSDVYSLGVVFMELLTGMQPISHGKNIVREVNMAYNSGMIFSIIDSKMGSYPSDCIERFSTLAINCCHDVTQKRPSMLDVVRELENIAAMLPGTETSFSDIICHNDSSLQSSSSSSFMPSKDHHGSSSASEICLVSGAISTILPR